In Toxoplasma gondii ME49 chromosome VIII, whole genome shotgun sequence, a single genomic region encodes these proteins:
- a CDS encoding protein c14orf29, putative (encoded by transcript TGME49_271460): protein MALFSRVTEQYGELVNFIIRPPRDDGYTDSDLGPPSFHLGRKVFKRTDLELANRRNQRLQCSHYEPTEPFRPQEKLPCVVYLHGNCSSRVEALGTLPVLLPQDITVFAFDFAGSGKSDGEYVSLGWWEREDLDVVIEHLRATGRVSTIGLWGRSMGAVTALLHADRDPSIGGMVLDSPFASLRRLAEELAGVVVSWKLPRFVLNSLLAMVRTTIINKAAFDINNLAPIDHVEHTFIPAMFVVANNDTFILPSHGEELHDKYAGDRNILRVEGDHNSVRPRFLNDSAAIFFHTCLTVQALRASQEPPKFMSFSGLSLFGGDSEGCRRVAERTARADGRGRRLTRHPTGSDQPLKASPSESGVTSARQRNQSAPGETDRREASRDIAECPSPPDSHALSPSSLRSLRLHSRQTSSRSVQKHRKACQPSADEKRQATGESSSSCSSASSSASSRAHAVRASSLFGFPRSLWRSPSLSARGEQLARDETQRAEDRPRKEANSTNAMSRVAKACRRRSSDAENRQALQAAEGERLHASSRRTSFSEGQRQRERAAPETAAEADGRRELREFDSEDFKELLQDDFYTSGNALYDMRRPEAAWGFLPDTSGDLHFLASDGYADDEDEIVQRAVALSLEEYLNSQRNGSSEAGEKSLGSADSASNAAEMETSHRRPPSGRTEAQQGKAFQLFAEQSHGKEESVHPTRPPWTSMLSASPGERAADSESPQPRQKHRRSRRRASAARDSRLGSDSASGSGEEPQEEEGPRASEKARAPWREREDEREDEEDAHDRRLSPLSINMSHTSRRDNAARKTVSASLPSLAMPIVCGDAPQSVSSPSNLSSPPTLSQVGETPCQSRASLSRSSLSRSSFSRPVFSFTFSKKKRENQNLA, encoded by the exons ATGGCGTTGTTTTCGAGG GTAACAGAGCAGTATGGAGAGCTGGTGAACTTCATCATCCGCCCCCCTCGGGATGACGGCTACACAGACAGCGACCTGGGTCCTCCCAGTTTTCATCTGGGTCGCAAAGTCTTCAAACGCACTG ACTTAGAACTGGCAAATCGACGAAATCAACGCCTGCAGTGCAGCCACTACGAGCCCACAGAACC GTTTCGACCTCAAGAGAAGCTCCCGTGTGTGGTGTATCTTCACGGCAACTGTTCTTCGCGAGTTGAAGCCT TGGGGACGCTCCCAGTGTTGCTGCCGCAAGACATCACGGTCTTTGCCTTCGACTTCGCCGGAAGTGGAAAGTCGGATGGAGAGTACGTTTCGCTCG gATGGTGGGAACGCGAGGACTTGGATGTCGTGATTGAGCACTTGCGCGCAACTGGACGCGTCTCCACCATTGGCCTCTGGGGAAGATCAATGGGGGCCGTCACGGCGCTTCTTCATGCAGATCGAGATCCATCGATCGGCGGCATG GTCCTCGATTCtccctttgcttctctccgacgGCTCGCGGAGGAACTCGCGGGTGTCGTAGTGTCTTGGAAGTTGCCGCGGTTCGTCCTCAACTCTCTCCTCGCGATG GTGAGGACTACCATCATAAACAAGGCGGCTTTTGATATCAACAACCTTGCTCCAATCGACCATGTCGAACACACGTTCATTCCTG CCATGTTTGTTGTGGCAAACAACGATACCTTTATCTTGCCGTCTCACGGCGAGGAACTGCACGACAAGTATGCAGGCGACAGAAACATTTTGCGCGTCGAGGGAGACCACAACAGCGTtcgtcctcgcttcctcaACGACTCGGCGGCGATCTTCTTTCACACATGTTTGACGGTGCAAGCGTTGCGCGCATCTCAAGAGCCGCCGAAGTTCATGTCGTTTTCCGGACTTTCGCTCTTTGGAGGCGATTCGGAGGGATGCAGAAGAGTCGCGGAAagaacagcgagagcagacggacgcgggagaagactCACGAGGCACCCGACAGGGAGCGACCAGCCTCTGAAGGCCAGTCCGAGCGAG AGTGGTGTCACTTcggcgagacagcgaaatCAATCTGCACCtggggagacagacagaagagaggcttCCCGCGACATTG CGGAGTGCCCTTCACCTCCAGACTCTCACgcactgtctccgtcctcgctgcggtcgctgcgtctccactCTCGCCAAACGTCTTCGCGGTCTGTGCAGAAACACCGAAAGGCCTGTCAGCCGAGCGCCGACGAGAAGCGGCAGGCCACTGGTGagtcgtcctcttcttgctcttctgctagctcttctgcttcgagtCGAGCTCACGCCGTTCGCGCATCTTCGCTCTTTGGATTCCCTCGGAGTCTCTGGcgctcgccttcgctctctgcgcgcGGCGAGCAGTTGGCGCGAGATGAGACGCAGCGCGCAGAAGACAGGCCCAGAAAAGAGGCGAATTCGACGAATGCCATGAGCCGTGTGGCGAAGGCctgcaggcgacgcagcAGCGACGCGGAGAATCGACAGGCGTTGCAAGCAGCCGAGGGAGAAAGGCTGCACGCTTCCTCGAGGCGGACCAGTTTTTCcgagggacagagacagagagagagagcagcgccGGAGACCGCGGCAGAGGCTGACGGACGCAGAGAGTTGAGGGAGTTCGACTCCGAGGACTTCAAAGAGTTACTGCAAGATGATTTCTACACTTCTGGAAACGCCCTCTACGACATGCGACGACCAGAAGCGGCATGGGGATTCCTCCCAGACACCTCGGGGGACCTACACTTCCTCGCGTCTGACGGCTACGCCGACGAT GAAGACGAGATCGTTCAGCGTGCAGTCGCGTTGTCTCTGGAGGAGTATCTGAACTCTCAGCGGAATGGGTCTTcggaggcaggagagaagtcTCTCGGCAGTGCGGATTCTGCTTCAAATGCTGCTGAGATGGAGACGAGCCACCGACGTCCTCCTTCTGGGCGAACAGAGGCACAGCAAGGCAAAGCTTTTCAGTTGTTCGCTGAACAAAGCCatggcaaagaagagagcgtgCATCCGACTCGACCCCCGTGGACATCGAtgctctccgcgtctccggGAGAGAGGGCCGCCGACAGCGAGAGTCCGCAGCCAAGGCAGAAACACAGGCGCTCTCGTCGAAGGGCTTCTGCCGCCAGAGACTCGAGGCTCGGGAGCGACTCGGCAAGCGGCTCAGGTGAAGAGCctcaagaagaagaaggaccaaGAGCAAGTGAGAAAGCAAGAGCACCgtggcgagaaagagaggatgAACgagaggatgaagaagacgctcATGATCgccgtttgtctcctctctcgatTAACATGTCGCATACGTCACGGCGAGACAACGCCGCGCGGAAAACGGTTtcggcttctctgccttctctcgccaTGCCAATCGTGTGTGGGGACGCTCCCCAAAGTGTCTCCTCACCCTCAAATCTCAGCTCGCCCCCTACCCTGTCGCAGGTGGGCGAGACGCCGTGCCAGTCGCGGGCAtctctttcgcgttcttcgctttctcgctcttctttttcgcgtcctgtcttctccttcaccttctccaaaaagaagagagaaaaccaaAATCTTGCATAA
- a CDS encoding hypothetical protein (encoded by transcript TGME49_271450), translated as MHIRERERSRQTERKMRKKEVLRIPQRCNRLGYSDSKQSPSFLFAFCSSFLKKTQTPIARHDCGTHSSPSTERQVHLFFGGSSSYRVSSVSSAFFSLLPPSLVSSSLLLSPPTARSSQIPKRRNGLAAASLLRRKPPHGDNEGPQQNPCPNISRPPRRAPSATQTRSLLEN; from the coding sequence atgcacatacgagagagagagagatcgagacagacagagaggaagatgaggaaaaaggaggtCCTTCGGATACCTCAGAGATGTAATCGACTCGGATACTCGGATTCAAAACAGAGtccctcgtttctttttgccttttgttcttctttcctaaagaaaacgcaaacgccTATCGCACGCCACGATTGCGGGACGCACAGTTCTCCttcaacagagagacaagttCATCTCTTTTTCGGTGGGTCCTCCTCTTATAGAGTCTCCTCCGTGTcatctgctttcttctcgctccttcctccctcgctcgtcagctcgtcgcttcttctttcgccgcCAACTGCAAGGAGCTCCCAAATCCCGAAGCGGCGCAACGGCCTCGCCGCAGCcagtcttcttcgcagaaaACCGCCACACGGCGACAACGAGGGCCCACAACAAAATCCGTgcccgaatataagccgaccCCCTCGGAGGGCTCCATCCGCGACGCAGACACGCTCACTTCTCGAAAACTGA